From Nguyenibacter vanlangensis, one genomic window encodes:
- the prfC gene encoding peptide chain release factor 3: MNAEPASVLAATIAREISRRRTFAIISHPDAGKTTLTERILRAGGAIQMAGNVRAKGERRRTRSDWMGIERDRGISVVTSVMTFEYGGCIFNLLDTPGHEDFSEDTYRTLTAVDSAVMVIDAAKGIEDRTRKLFEICRLRDIPIVTFINKMDRESQDPFTLLDEISSALALDTAPATWPVGRAAQFAGTYDLRTRSLHVAAPLEQSDPRMVQLGEELELAEAALPTFDRDSFNAGHLTPVFFGSAMKEIGVTDLLDALVAFGPPPRDQETESRTVRADETGLTALVFKIQANMDPNHRDRMAFARICSGRLERGMRLKHVRVGKQFALHTPQFFFARDRQLAEEAFAGDVVGIPNHGTLRIGDTLTEGEELRFTGVPHFAPEILRRVRLDDAMKAKKLRQALTELAEEGVVQLFRPQDGASPIVGVVGTLQLDVLQARLAGEYGVAIGFESTPYNLARWVTGDRAKLDLFAAANRSAMADDIDGDPVFLASSAFMMRRTTEMNPDLAFHDIKQIGIETR, from the coding sequence GTGAACGCCGAGCCCGCCTCCGTCCTGGCCGCCACCATCGCCCGGGAAATCAGCCGGCGGCGGACCTTCGCCATCATCTCGCACCCCGACGCGGGCAAGACCACGCTGACCGAGCGCATCCTGCGCGCGGGCGGCGCGATCCAGATGGCGGGCAATGTCCGTGCCAAGGGCGAGCGGCGGCGCACCCGCTCGGACTGGATGGGAATCGAACGCGATCGCGGCATTTCGGTCGTCACGTCGGTGATGACGTTCGAATATGGCGGCTGCATCTTCAACCTGCTGGACACGCCGGGGCACGAGGATTTCTCGGAAGATACCTATCGCACCCTCACTGCGGTCGATTCCGCGGTGATGGTGATCGACGCGGCCAAGGGGATCGAGGACCGGACCCGCAAGCTGTTCGAGATCTGCCGCCTGCGCGACATCCCGATCGTCACCTTCATCAACAAGATGGACCGCGAATCGCAGGACCCGTTCACCCTGCTGGACGAAATCTCCTCCGCTCTGGCGCTGGACACCGCGCCGGCGACCTGGCCGGTCGGGCGCGCGGCGCAGTTCGCCGGCACCTACGACCTGCGCACCCGCAGCCTGCACGTGGCCGCCCCGCTGGAACAGTCCGACCCGCGCATGGTGCAGTTGGGCGAGGAACTGGAACTGGCCGAGGCCGCCCTGCCCACCTTCGATCGCGACAGTTTCAATGCCGGACACCTGACGCCCGTCTTCTTCGGCAGCGCGATGAAAGAGATCGGGGTGACCGACCTGCTGGATGCGCTGGTGGCCTTCGGCCCCCCGCCGCGCGACCAGGAGACCGAAAGCCGCACGGTGCGCGCCGATGAAACCGGGCTGACGGCGCTGGTCTTCAAGATCCAGGCCAACATGGACCCGAACCACCGCGACCGCATGGCCTTCGCGCGGATCTGCTCGGGCCGGCTGGAACGCGGCATGCGGCTGAAGCATGTGCGCGTCGGCAAGCAGTTCGCGCTGCATACGCCGCAATTCTTCTTCGCCCGCGACCGGCAGCTTGCCGAGGAAGCCTTCGCCGGCGACGTGGTCGGCATCCCCAACCACGGCACGCTGCGGATCGGCGACACGCTGACCGAGGGCGAGGAACTGCGCTTTACCGGCGTGCCGCATTTCGCGCCGGAAATCCTGCGCCGGGTGCGGCTCGACGATGCGATGAAGGCCAAGAAGCTGCGCCAGGCCCTGACCGAACTGGCCGAGGAAGGCGTCGTGCAGCTCTTCCGCCCGCAGGACGGCGCATCGCCGATCGTCGGCGTGGTGGGCACGCTGCAGCTTGACGTGCTGCAGGCCCGGCTGGCGGGGGAATACGGGGTGGCGATCGGCTTCGAATCGACGCCCTACAACCTCGCGCGCTGGGTGACCGGCGACCGGGCGAAGCTGGACCTGTTCGCCGCCGCCAACCGTTCGGCCATGGCGGACGATATCGACGGCGACCCGGTCTTCCTGGCCAGTTCAGCCTTCATGATGCGGCGGACCACCGAGATGA